AAACGCTTACTGAGCAGAGCGTAGAGAACCGGGTTGAAGTCGGAGTTGAGCAGCACTAGAAAGTAGGAGATGGTTAAAGCAGAGGGGGGCACCAGGGTGGTCTGACCGGTGATGGCAGTTTCTGTGGCCTGGATTAGAGCAACCGCAATATGGGGGGTCCAGCACAGGAAGAAGGTTATGATGACCAGAAAGAGGCGTGCAACTCCTTGATGGTGTTGATGGGAGTCCTGCAGGGAGGGTTGGGAGGAACTATGGGCCAGGAAGGAGAAGATCCCCTGGTAGGAAGTGGAATCTGAAGACATGACCTCAGACACAAACTGTCCACTGACATGACAAATGAGTGTGGAGGGGCTGTTCTGAGATGGCGTGAACGTGGGGTTCGGATCCCTGCTGCGTTGGACTGAGTCCTCCAGGGTGTGAATCCTCCTGGCGTGGCCGCGCGCCACCTTGACGATGTTCACGTAGCAGAAGAGGATAATGGCGGCGGGAAGCAAATAGGACAGGCCGGTCATGGTGGTCGTGTAGCTGGGACTGCTGGCCCAGTCCACAGCACAGCTGTACATGGGAGCCACATAGGCCACGGAGCTCCAGCCCAGCAAAGGGGGGCAACAGGTAGCTAGGGCCTGCAGCCAGATCCACAGGACCACGGTGAAGGTCCTCCACAGGGTGCAGCGAGAGCTGTAGCGCAGGCAGTCCATGATGGAGCGGTAGCGGTCCAGAGCGATGGCGGCCAGTGTGAGAACAGAAGCTGTGCAGTAGACGGAGGAGGTGTAGCCCACAAACAGACACAGGTTCTGTGGAGGGGAAAAACACCCCATCAGGGatcaaatcataataataagcgTGTGAGTCTAAATGTTTTCCTTCTTACAAGACAGTCAGCCCATCCAGGCTTCACGATGGACAACGCCACAAAAGGCATGGCGCCGAGGCCCACGAGCAGATCAGTGATGGCCAGGTTCATGATCAACACTGATGTCACACAATGGAGAGCCTTGGTGGCGGTCACAAGGACAATGACGAGGAGGTTACCTACATAAAACACGTCAGAGAGCCAACAAGTGTCAGTACATTGCAGTGTTAACAGCTCAGAGCGACTTTATCCAATCAATTAAATCAAAGcgatatttctatttttaaatgagggatttccaaagtgcggcacagtGAGTCTCACCCCAGAGCACAATATGTCGGGGCCTACCAACTCCCTGAAAAACTGATTTTCCGGAGCATATTTTGCGGTGTTTTCCCCTCAGTTTATATTCTCTTTATGTTCTTACTGTCAAAACTGCAATCAATTCAATGGGGGTCTTAAACAAAATGACTAGTGAGGTTTAAAAAGGATACCCTTGAATCTTCTGGGAGGATGCACCTCACacttaaattaaacaaatggtattgtctagaccaggggtgtcaaactcatttcgcatcgtgggccacatatggcctagggcaggggtcgggaacctttttggctaagagagccatgaagaccagatattttaaaatgtgtatctgtgagagccatatacatttttttaaacattgaatgcaataaaatgtgtgcatttttatgtaagaccaacagttttagatataatgggctctaattacgtagaccaggcacactaccccacgccaatggggtgtggccagcacacttttgggagcagcgcagtgtccaataataaatcaaatacttgctgccattaatgcaacttctgctgctgcatggttttgcaccgtactccgtacacatatttcattcttttggccatcttcatcagaaggcttggttctgcagctttagctaggtgactatttgactaaaggaggaaagtttacatttacatgttgacatctcaatgaccgaggtacactaccgcattacccagtaataatcgagttttggtgtttgacctggaaaatatcatcaggaaagatagatatggtcggccatattgcagtagaaaagagatggacagattaaaatgcataaataagttgttgatttttaatatttttaacagtgatttctgtgatgtttactttaaaatgttagcaaacatacatttttattgtggtaaatgcttgagagccagatacagtcatcaaaagagccctacctggctcccgagccataggttccctacctctggcctagggagatgtcaagtgggccggaccattaaaatgataccatactctgctataaataaccaaaatatcatgtctttcctttgttttggtgtaaagaagcacattaggaacattaggaaaatattgaaatttaatgaactatccttttacaaaacatttcatgaaacacctcatatttccttagacaaatgtgcaatttacttttatcattcacaaatatgcattgcaactgatcccactgattgGTACTGAcaaatatagtaatgcactttaagattaaatgagacttttaaagaaagggatttttaaaccacttacacatacgcatataaaatctaaatgtaatccctgcgtacaccttacaaactaaggagagtgattttaaatgaagaaagtgttcgcctgtcctgtaaatctgtaaacttcatacatgaaacatacatacacatacaatatatactgaaaatgtatggagttgtatgaacagtagaattccatcacacaacttttttggggttttttt
The window above is part of the Doryrhamphus excisus isolate RoL2022-K1 chromosome 20, RoL_Dexc_1.0, whole genome shotgun sequence genome. Proteins encoded here:
- the LOC131108129 gene encoding 5-hydroxytryptamine receptor 1D, whose translation is MDILVGNKSSPDSVRAMAANSSREGDSEVGLSPQPLLVVLVAVMCVGAVTGNLLVIVLVTATKALHCVTSVLIMNLAITDLLVGLGAMPFVALSIVKPGWADCLNLCLFVGYTSSVYCTASVLTLAAIALDRYRSIMDCLRYSSRCTLWRTFTVVLWIWLQALATCCPPLLGWSSVAYVAPMYSCAVDWASSPSYTTTMTGLSYLLPAAIILFCYVNIVKVARGHARRIHTLEDSVQRSRDPNPTFTPSQNSPSTLICHVSGQFVSEVMSSDSTSYQGIFSFLAHSSSQPSLQDSHQHHQGVARLFLVIITFFLCWTPHIAVALIQATETAITGQTTLVPPSALTISYFLVLLNSDFNPVLYALLSKRFQAALQGLRQKVQARLGSRRGALDDCKCSEPCTLTAPGPGTASSLDNSRFCAPVFTISADVKHHSTEDASKSCPMWQQTCSPRRVDCLQVPCTPLEGGRLPFSALTMAPRATFLYGQITVTVEHDV